Within Epilithonimonas zeae, the genomic segment TAAATTTTTATGGAGTGTGAGATTTTACAAAACTAGAACTCTTGCGGCAGATGAAATAAAAAAGAATAGAGTAAGTATTGGAGAAAATGCTGTGAAATCTTCCAAAGAAGTGAAAAATGGAGATATTATAAAAATCAGAAAAAATCAAATCGATTATAAAATCAAAGTTATAGATATACCGAAAAGCAGAGTAGGAGCCAAATTAGTTTCTATCTATGTAATTGATATGACGGAGAAAGACCAATATGAAATTCTCGCTATGAGAAAATCCTCAAAAGATTATTACAGACAAAAAGGCATCGGGCGACCTACCAAAAAGGACAGAAGAGATATGGATGATTATTCAGCGGGCGATTCTACCGAAGATATGGATAATGATGATTGGGATGTATTTTTCAATGAGAATAAAGACGATGAAGATTAAATTTTTAGAAGTGATATGATTTCGTCCGAAATCAAACTGGCACTTTTAGAATCTGTATCTACAGTAAAATGAGCTTGAGAATAATAAGGATTTCTCTCAAAAAGATGTTTAGCAATAAACTCGGGAACGTCAGAATCTTCTAATTTAGAAATCAAAGGTCTGGTATGTTTTTGTAAAAGGACACGTTCTGTCAAAGTTTTCACAGAGCCTCTTAAAAAAATACTTTTAGATTTCTCATTGATGATTTCCATATTATTATA encodes:
- a CDS encoding RNA-binding S4 domain-containing protein encodes the protein MRIDKFLWSVRFYKTRTLAADEIKKNRVSIGENAVKSSKEVKNGDIIKIRKNQIDYKIKVIDIPKSRVGAKLVSIYVIDMTEKDQYEILAMRKSSKDYYRQKGIGRPTKKDRRDMDDYSAGDSTEDMDNDDWDVFFNENKDDED
- a CDS encoding shikimate kinase: MIISLLGYMGSGKSHISKNLSQKINFTLIDLDQKISEEHQQTIPEIFQNKGEIFFRKEEKRILEEILNSEDNIILSLGGGTPVYYNNMEIINEKSKSIFLRGSVKTLTERVLLQKHTRPLISKLEDSDVPEFIAKHLFERNPYYSQAHFTVDTDSKSASLISDEIISLLKI